The Cinclus cinclus chromosome 15, bCinCin1.1, whole genome shotgun sequence region tatttttaaatgggcCCCTGCCTTAAATATTCTGCCAACACAGAAGAGCCTCAGtttaaaacaaactttaaaaCCACTACTTAGGAGCCCAAAAGAAGTGGTTATTTGCTTCATATCCCATAATCTGCAATTTGCTATATTAGCAATAGCTAAAACTTTCAGCTTCTGAATTTCTCAGTTTATATTGTTCCTTATATTCTTCAAGATTTTGCATTCAAAATATGCAAGTTACCTGAAAGGATTTGGACAATTTGGAACATAAATTTTGCTTTACAGCTGTTGTTATCCTTCCTCTCAGCTGTGTACACAGCACTCTCACCGAGTCGAGCACAGAAGAGATTAAAAAGGTGAGGAACAATTATATTACAGTCCTTCATTTTAGAGAACATCTTAAATAGTATCTCAGCATAGTGTTAGAGTATCACAGAGTAGCAGATAAGATTGAAGAGGGGGTGTACAATAGCTGAGCTGCTATTAAGCTGAACATTATATTTACACTAAACAGCTGTTTTTTGAGTCCAGGGTATCTTTGCAAATATAATATTTCTAATTAAGACTGAAGAAACTTGTATTACAGAGGACTCATTATGCATTTTATTACTGCCCattctcattatcctgcttAGTTTCTACAAGGTCCAATAACAAGGTATACATTAGCTAAACCCTGTTTGAAGTAGCTTTAGTGTTCTGTACTCCTAGCACAAAATGTCATGACTCAGATTCATGTAATCAAAACTGCAAACCACTTACTTCAATATTGTGTAACAATTTCATGATGAAATTGTTTTGCTAATGACCTCCTTAAACTGCAAGCATTGAAAATCAGGGTCTTGTATTCTTTTTATCATTATCAAAATAAAACCTGAGCTTGGCTTTGCCtaagccccccccccccaaaaaaaagttTCATCACAAGTAAAGCCTAGTTAGGATTCCAAGTTTGTGCTCTCCCCCTCCTCCATGCATGTCATGAatggagaagggggaaaaaaaaaaaaaaagtctgattcACATCAGCGAACCTGAACCAGAAGTCGTTTGGGAATTACAATGAGGGAGCAGCGATGCATTGGAAATCACTCCACCACCCTCGGCAGTTGGAGAACACAGCTGAGTCACAGAACACAATATGCCATTTAAGCAAACAACgacaaaaagcaaacaatccAAAGCTGGGAAGTGTTTTCCTTCCAATAAAACTGTGGTTCAGGGAGAAGAGATGAAATTCTCTACCTGACAGAGTTTAATACAGGTGGGATTGCTCCTTTCTAGGAAGTAAACAGTAAATACATCTGCTAAATACCTCCCTCAAGAATTGATTTAGCCACAGAGGACTTTTTCAGGCAGAGAGACTGAAAAAGTGAAATGCAGTACGAAGGACAGCACACAGTTCCACTGAGTCTCCAAgagtaataaaaatatcaatTACCTAAAGGCACGCTATGCCTCTTCAGGAGACAAGAGGTTAAAGAGAGAAGCTTCATTTTCACTACTTAATGGaatgtgaaaatgtttttctggcttacataaaactttttaaatattaaaataaaagctttattACCACAGAAACCAATAAGCTGTTTAAAGAATACAGACTTCTAAAAATGTGCTTGCTACACCTCAGAGACATAATTTCATACGTGAAAGTAAACAGTTATCCTTACAATCAAGAATTTTAAGTAATTCCTGAGAAACAGATACACACCACCAATTTACAGGTACTATATTCAAGGCTGGCAAGCTGCTTTTAGCCTGGACTATTCCAAAATCTGTTCATCCCTTCATGAGCCCCTACAAGCCACCAGTGTCCACACCCCACCTACCCTCCTACTatataccaaaaatattttacaatgcCTTTATAAAAAACTGTTAGGTCTTGtataattttgtgtttcttattAGGACTAGAAAAATGCTTGATTTCCGGGCAAAACTCATGTTTATTTCACAGAGTCGGTTTTGCCTccttttcattcatttcatttccAGAAAACCTCAATTCCCAACAAAAGCCAGCAGATATTATGCCTCTTGCTCCTCTGCAGCTTGtaatggagaagggaaaagccCCAAGCATGGGGCTGTAGATACTTTGCTGCAATAGTAAGCAAAATGCTTAtcataaataaaatttctaaaCACAGTAGCTCTTGTAAAGTATTTTTCAATGTAATGTTTACAATtcagctgaaaggaaaacatttgttcttttttcatcTTAATTCTGTAAAAAATTTAACTTTGTaacataaaattttattttatatattacttTAACTTTGTAACTTTGTAGATTTTAGTCATATAAGGGGAATAAGATCAAGTTAAAAATTCTGCTGGTTTAGgaagtgcttaaaaaaaacaagaaaaaacaaaccagctgCAGCAATCAGTGTGCCTCTGACTGCAGATTTAGCAGACAAATCTTTGAAGTGCTGAAAGAATAACTTTGGAAGGAAGAAAGCACTTCTTGGACTGGCAATTTTCAACATCTTCTAAATTTGAGTccaaccaacaaaacaaagcagaggggaaaaaaaacactaagGCAAACCacacatttctgagcagccccaggcagtgctgccagACTCTGAATAGCATGTGAGCTGAGTCAGGCTGATACTTTTCACTAGAAAAGCCTATACAATTTTAAGCAACACCTGGAACACCTTTTACCTTTAGAAACTTAGTTTTACagcaaaactagaaaaaaaaacccttgcagTGTTTAAGACtgtaattaaaaacataaaagtcAGCAGCAGCCTGCCCCCTTACTGCTTCATCTGTGGACAGAATAGACAAGTATCCATGTCCAACCATGATTAAATATTTCCTCTTAGTATCCAACAATTACAGACTACACGTACATTTGCgaagagaggaaaacaactTCCAACAGAAATGGCTTTCTCCCAGGAGAGTGAATTACAGTAAGGAGTTCAGTGGGTCACTGGCACCAAAGCAACGATGACTCTTCCAGAGTTCCAGCACTGCACTCACACACATCGCAGCTCAGCCGGGGTACATGCACCACAACCCTAATTACTGGCTTTGCTCCCACCATGAGAGCTTCTCATATGAACAGGAGTGTCCCTTCTCTTTCCCATACTTTCTCCCCACCTGCAACACCTTTATTTTTATGCACACTTCAAAGTGCATTACCTTATGGCTGGGTCAGACCACTGACAGTTTGAAAGGCAGCAGCCTCCCCTCCCAAGTTTCTGACCTGGAAGACACTGCTCAGAGCCTGCTCTTCCTCAACCACAGGCATTCCTCACCTGCTACACGAAAGGCAGATCCCAGGGAAAGGTTACAGCTCAGCTGAGCCCTAGGTGGTGAATGTGAAGGCCATGGGCTGCCTGAGCCCTCCTACACACTGGTCAGCCCAGTCCTCAGGCTTCTCCAGAGGACATAAGGATGTTGTGGTGACCAGAGCTCAAAAGAAGCCACCAAACCTTCAAGAGAAAAAAGCTGAGTTCTGTTTACAAAGATTCAGCTAAACAGATCTGGACAGataaaaaaacactaaaatatttatttcaactACGAtaagaagaaacaagaaatatatttaagcCTCAAATTTTGAGGTCTAAACCAAATTTAGCCATTTTGAGCTTCCAAATTACAACAATCTcagttgaggaaaaaaaatgaagagtcACCTAGctctatgaaagaaaaaaacagcaaaagagaaGTGAAGGCAAGAGCTTCATGAATAACTTCAGGACAACAATTCACAACATGACACACCATCAATGCTTATGCTagcaaaattaataaaaaaggcaGATGACAGTTTGATAACACTTCTGACTGCCTAGAAGGGGCACAAAAATCCTTTAGGCCAAGGATCACATCCCCTTTCACTGCTGTTCAGTGGTTCAGATGCTGCACTACAACAAAACTGGTTGTACTAGAATAACACAGCAGATTATAAAAAGCATTTACCCAGCTCTGAAAGCAGCACTAAAGAGACAATCTAATTCCTGTGGTTAAGCAAGCATGAAAGGGAAGTGCTTTTAAAGTTACAAACCTTTTCTCGCAGCGTTACACTTCAGCCCATCTGATCTGCTGAAATCTATGCTTACATAAGATCCACTGTCCAAACCTGAAGTACCATTTCGGAGATGGCAAGCTGGCGCTGTAGTACTTGCCTCACAGCTTAGAGGGTCATCACGTAAATTCAGAGCAATGTAGTTTAAGCCATTCTGAAATCCAGTTGAGGTATCCCTGGacattttgctttcctgacCATCAGCAATGTTTTCATCTGGTTTTAACCAAACGTTGTCGAatgaggcagagctgtgtcttTTGCTACTGTCAGTAAAGAAAGAGGATGAGGTCATCACAGTCCCAGCAGAAGAGAACGTTTCAGAACTATGTCTCCTCCTGCCTTGAGGGTCAGCTCGAATCACTTTCGGTCCTATAGGAGGATCAGAGCTAGGGACAGAGAAGCTACTGCTACCAGCATATCTATCAACAATGCAGAGTCTATTAACGATGGAAGAAGGACTATCCATCTTTACAGCATTGTCTGATTCAGTGGCAAACGGCCTTGGTGGTGTTGCTGCTATGTTGAACGTCATCTCAGTGTAGTCATCAGTCCTGCTACTTGCCGTGCTAACACAAGCAGCACCAAATGAAAGCCTGGAATAGTCAGGGTTTGGTTGGTTTCTAGGAATACTAGAACTTGCATAAACTGAGATATCTGTAAGAGAGTTTGACAGCTCCTTCACTGCTTTCGGTGACTGCACGTCTAAGTCAACACTCATGTAATCAGAGAGTGGTGACTGTCTGTGGTCACTACTTGAGCCTAGAGATGATGGAGATCCTTCTGCAGATAAGGAATATGGTGTGTTACTCGccttttcattaaaatcaatatttatgTATTCACCAGGACTTGCTGGCTCAGGTGGAACTGTACGATCATACATTCTGGGAATGGTGTTACTTCCTCTTGTACCTAGGGGCAGTCGTGTGGGCCTGGTAGCCCTGTTCTGCAAAAGTCCTTCATCTGAACCTTTCAATGTTGGTAATCTGGAGATGCCATTAGCGAGAGTTTCACTGCTGACCTCCTTTACATTTTCTGGTGCACCATACAAGAGTTTTCCAGGTGAAGACATTGGAACATATTCACTGTGGTCACCATTTTGTCCTGATAATGCCTTAAAGCTTCGGggcaaagaaaaatatgaactaAAACCTTTGGAAACAGAAGTGGTATGAATATAATTTGAATCACTGGGGTGCTTTGGAACTGAAGGTGACATATCCATATATTCATTGCTTATGATCTTCTCATTACTTCCTTTAGAAGCAAATCCAGTTAAAGGACTCCGTACAGGTGAAGAGCTGCCCTTCGGAAACATCATCATATAGCCTCTGGAATCAACCTGAGATGGTGACCATGAATTGTTAATCTGTTTTGGAACAGACATGCTTTTAGGAGTCATTGGCAAATAATCACTGGTGCTAGATAGAGAAGACGCAACTCCTGGCATCATTGGCATGTACCCATCATCCCTGGCTTTACTCCTGCTTTGGTTACACGTGGAATCAAGGTTAGTGTCACTGTACTCCAATTCATGGTTATCTTTCAATTTTGGTATTTCAGAATAAAGTAATCGTCCATGATTTCCTGCAGAATCTTCATCCAACAAAGCTGTAGTTTGTGTTGTCTTCTGCTGCACTGCTACAGAAGTTGGCTTTGTTAGAGAGTAAGTTCTTTTcctgaaacatttttcagcCTCCATATAATCATCTCTTGAACCATCATCTCCCTGATGCTTATTCATGGACATGTATTCACTCAGACAGTTCTCCTCTCTGATAGGTGGCGTGTTTCCCAGGGAATCTGGTGTATTACTCCTCACCCTAAAGTACCTGAaatctccagggctggagccataCTCAtcagaggagatgaatccccCATCACTTGGAGAACCACAAACAGATGAGCTAGAAGGCCTGGTCAGCATGTCTGAAGCAGAACCATGGCCACTGCTGGAAGAAACGCTGATGGGACTTGTGGTGGAGGGAAAATGAGAAACGGGCAGCGAAGCAGACCTGGTGTGGTAAGATGAGCTGAAAGCAGCTCTCACGTACCTTCCACTCCCTTCTTGCCGGCCCAGATTCATCCTTGCAGTATTCAGGTGGATCAGGCTCCCAGTCACTGACCTAAAAGGTCTAGTCATGGTTCCTTCTCCTTCACTGGATGTTCTGAAACGATAGGAGTTGTTGCTTTTGGTGGTAGGAGGAGTCCCTCCAGCAACACTCTCAGTTCTAGATCTTCTCTGCAAGCCTGTCTGGCTGGGGGGTAGGTTGCCCAAGTGCCTCCTGGTGGTTATGAATGATATGGGATTGGTACCACTGCCACCACCAGAAGACTGGCTCTTGCTTCGGGGCCTGAACTCCGCAAAGGCCTTTAGAGCTTTCATGGTATCCAGAAAAGTCTCATGCATATTTTGGGCAACAACCGAATCATCCACTTGCATCCAGAGTTCTCCAGGTCCAATAGAGGCAGATCTGCCCACTTCAATAAAGAAGAAGTTCTCTGAGTGTCCACAGCGGCGAATGTTCATAAGCTGCAAGTGAACAGAGGGCACTTCTGAGTTCAGCTTGACAAGGTGGATGGCCTTGCTGGAAAGGCACAACCTATACACTCCAGTGAGGTTCTTCGTTTGTCCCAAGCCTTTGGGCTTCACATTGACCTGCCACACCTCCTTGAACACGGTGCCAGGCCTCAGGGTGGCCCCGTAGtgctcatcatcctcatccacCTGCTGATCGGCATGGTCCTCCTGCTCCAGAAAGCCCCTCTTGCTCTGATTCATGAGCTCGCTGATGGCCTCGTACCAGGCCTCCTGCTCGGCATCGTTCTCGGCCAGCATGGCAAAGTACTCATCCTTGGTGTACAGGGCGATGATGTGTTTGTGCTTAGCGTCGGCCCGGCGGCTCACGGTGAAGCACTGGTACAGAGGGATGACCCGCTTGGGCGGGGGGCAGCACAGCGCAGCCGCCCCGCCGGCCCCCGCCGGCCGCAGGCTGCTCTTGAACTTCTTCTCGCTGTCATAGTACTCCAGCCGGGCAGGGGCCAGGTGGCTCTCGGCCCGCAGGACGAAGTAACGCTTGTGCCCGTGCTTCTGCTTCCGCAGGTACCCGCACTTCCTCACGTCCTCACCGGCGCCGCGGCCCGCCGGGGGGGGCTGCCCGCCGCGGCCCGCCGAGGGAACGGCCCGGCCCGGTGCGGGGGCGGCCTCGGGCGCCGGGCACAGCGAGGCGCTGGGCGAGcgccgcagcagcagcagcaggtggtGCGGCTGAGGGGACGGGCAGCGCCCGCCCTCACCCGCCGCCGGCTCCCCCTCGCCCGCCGCCGCGCCTAACACGCCGGGCTCCTGCTGGGGCGCGGCTCCGCCTCCCGTGTGCCGGGCGCCCGGCTCCTCCTCactgctgccgccgccgccgccgccgccgcccgagCCATTCATCCCGCTCGCCATCTTAGGGGCCACGCAGGGTCTGGTGCCGCCGGGGACGGGGCACAGGGCGGGCAGCGAGAATCCACGCTCACCGGAGAAGCGCCCCGCGCATGGGAAGCGAGCGTTGCCTCCTGCGCCGCCAGCCCGGTCCGCGCTTCTGCCAGTCGCTCCGGCCACTCGCACTCACGGGCGGCGGCGGTAGCAGCGCGGCGAAAACATCACGTGACGCCGCGGAGGGCGGGGCTGCGGAGGGCGGGGCGCGCGGGGCGCGGGGAGCAACGGCGAGCCGACCGGGCCGCGCGCCAGAGTGGCAGTGGCCGAGCCAATAGGAAACGGGAATCCTTCGCCAGCGAGCCAATCGGCGGGcggagcagggaggaggggcAGGTTTCTCTACGGCCTGCCCGGGAAGGCGGGGCTACGGCGGACGGGCAACGCGGCGGACCAATAGGAGGCGGCGACCATCCCGGGCTGGCCGCGACCTGCAGGGGTGTTTCCTGTGCTGGAGGAAGAGGCGGGGCCGACTGTGATTGGTTGGAGTGTTGAGCGGTAGGTCCGACAGCCAATCCGCGCCTCACACACACAGCCGGGGGAGGCAAGGCCAGGGGGCTGTGTATTCGGCGGCGACGCTAAAGAAGAAGGCGGGGCCTCAGGAAGATGGGCAGGCTGTTTGGCTAATCAACGCAAAGCCAGGGCTGACGAGAGCTACCGGCTGACGTTGCTTTCGCCCGGTTGCTTCGGGGCGGGGCCCGCCCCTAGCGCGCGGGGCTGGCGGCGGCTGCCATTGGCCGGCGGGGAGGGCGCGCGAGTGAGGGCGGAGTGCCGGCAGGGCTGTGGGGGCGGGGCGCGCGCCGCTGAGGGAGTAAACAACCGGCCCGCGCTGTGGGGGTGGCTGTGAGGGTGCGCGGCCGCTCCTGTCTCACCGCAGGGCGCTACGTCCGAAACCGGGGGTTTGCCTCGCTCGCCCTCACGGACTCATACATCTTCTCAGCCTCCGGCGCCCCCTCAAAGCCCTCACAGATTCTCTCATAGCTTCCGCAGCACCCTCACAAGCTCTCACAGTCCTCTAAGCTCTCACAACCCCAGGGACCTCTTCAGAGCCTCCTCATCCCCCCCCCCTTCCTGCGCTGGCAGAGACAGCGCGGTGTTGGTGACAATTGCATTGGTTTCTTTATTTCCGGTGCGCGGATGTAACTTGTCTCGGGTTCGGCATTGCCCGGTGCCAATCGCAGTGGGGTTTGGTGGGGTGACAGTCCGTGTTACTCTTGTGACTGCTGTGCAATCCATTGCTTGTGGGATGCGAGCAGGCCACTGACATAATTCCTAGGGTTTAGGTCGAAATACGAAGAGTGAAGAGCAAATTCATTCTGTTTCACAGTTAATGAGCACCTGTGTGCCGTAAAAATCTCTGCTCCATCTAGATTAATCGTATTGATAAGACACAGCCCTGGATGTTACTACACGTACGGCTGTCCCACCATTTCAGAAGAATATTGGAGGGCACGGAGCCACTTCCAGTCCTGTACCCGCTTCCCCAACACTTTCTTCGTCTGGTGATCTTTTGCCAGCTCGCCCACGTCCTCACAGAGgacactgtcccagctggcGGGCAGAGCACACGGTAGGTCCCTCTACACCAGAGCCCGAGCCGTGCTCCTGCGCCCTGGAGTGGGGGTGCTTaaactgcagggcagggcagggtggtgGCCACGGATGCTGTTCCTGGTGCGTTCTCACTCTTAAGAAAAGCGTCCCTGCCTCAGGAACGTTCTATTTGAGGTAGGAGTTTGTGTGCACCTGTCATGTCAAGTGTA contains the following coding sequences:
- the IRS4 gene encoding insulin receptor substrate 4, whose amino-acid sequence is MASGMNGSGGGGGGGGSSEEEPGARHTGGGAAPQQEPGVLGAAAGEGEPAAGEGGRCPSPQPHHLLLLLRRSPSASLCPAPEAAPAPGRAVPSAGRGGQPPPAGRGAGEDVRKCGYLRKQKHGHKRYFVLRAESHLAPARLEYYDSEKKFKSSLRPAGAGGAAALCCPPPKRVIPLYQCFTVSRRADAKHKHIIALYTKDEYFAMLAENDAEQEAWYEAISELMNQSKRGFLEQEDHADQQVDEDDEHYGATLRPGTVFKEVWQVNVKPKGLGQTKNLTGVYRLCLSSKAIHLVKLNSEVPSVHLQLMNIRRCGHSENFFFIEVGRSASIGPGELWMQVDDSVVAQNMHETFLDTMKALKAFAEFRPRSKSQSSGGGSGTNPISFITTRRHLGNLPPSQTGLQRRSRTESVAGGTPPTTKSNNSYRFRTSSEGEGTMTRPFRSVTGSLIHLNTARMNLGRQEGSGRYVRAAFSSSYHTRSASLPVSHFPSTTSPISVSSSSGHGSASDMLTRPSSSSVCGSPSDGGFISSDEYGSSPGDFRYFRVRSNTPDSLGNTPPIREENCLSEYMSMNKHQGDDGSRDDYMEAEKCFRKRTYSLTKPTSVAVQQKTTQTTALLDEDSAGNHGRLLYSEIPKLKDNHELEYSDTNLDSTCNQSRSKARDDGYMPMMPGVASSLSSTSDYLPMTPKSMSVPKQINNSWSPSQVDSRGYMMMFPKGSSSPVRSPLTGFASKGSNEKIISNEYMDMSPSVPKHPSDSNYIHTTSVSKGFSSYFSLPRSFKALSGQNGDHSEYVPMSSPGKLLYGAPENVKEVSSETLANGISRLPTLKGSDEGLLQNRATRPTRLPLGTRGSNTIPRMYDRTVPPEPASPGEYINIDFNEKASNTPYSLSAEGSPSSLGSSSDHRQSPLSDYMSVDLDVQSPKAVKELSNSLTDISVYASSSIPRNQPNPDYSRLSFGAACVSTASSRTDDYTEMTFNIAATPPRPFATESDNAVKMDSPSSIVNRLCIVDRYAGSSSFSVPSSDPPIGPKVIRADPQGRRRHSSETFSSAGTVMTSSSFFTDSSKRHSSASFDNVWLKPDENIADGQESKMSRDTSTGFQNGLNYIALNLRDDPLSCEASTTAPACHLRNGTSGLDSGSYVSIDFSRSDGLKCNAARKALVTTTSLCPLEKPEDWADQCVGGLRQPMAFTFTT